The following are encoded together in the Euwallacea fornicatus isolate EFF26 chromosome 11, ASM4011564v1, whole genome shotgun sequence genome:
- the Galphas gene encoding guanine nucleotide-binding protein G(s) subunit alpha — MGCFGDRDAGHANEDMRSQKRISDQINRQLAKEKQVYRATHRLLLLGAGESGKSTIVKQMRILHVDGFSEREKKQKIEDIKKNIRDAIITITGAMSTLSPPVQLEKPDNQVRVDWIQDVATGPDFDYPPEFYEHTEALWKDRGVQTTYERSNEYQLIDCAKYFLDQVDVIKRPDYTPTEQDILRCRVLTSGIFETQFQVDKVNFHMFDVGGQRDERRKWIQCFNDVTAIIFVTACSSYNMVLREDPTQNRLRESLDLFKSIWNNRWLRTISVILFLNKQDLLAEKILAGKSKLEDYFQEFARYQPPPEVPNENNEHPEVFRAKYFIRDEFLRISTASGEGKHYCYPHFTCAVDTENIKRVFNDCRDIIQRMHLRQYELL; from the exons TGGGCTGTTTCGGTGACCGGGACGCGGGCCATGCCAACGAAGATATGCGCTCCCAGAAGCGCATCAGCGACCAGATCAACCGACAGTTGGCCAAGGAGAAACAG GTGTACCGGGCGACGCACCGGTTGTTGCTGCTCGGTGCAGGTGAATCCGGCAAATCCACCATTGTCAAGCAGATGCGCATCCTGCATGTGGACGGTTTCAGCGAGCGCGAGAAGAAACAGAAAATTGAGGATATCAAGAAGAATATCCGAGACGCCATTATT ACGATAACCGGAGCAATGTCGACGCTGAGTCCTCCGGTGCAATTGGAAAAGCCTGACAACCAAGTCCGCGTGGACTGGATTCAGGATGTAGCAACAGGGCCGGACTTTGATTATCCGCCCGAGTTCTACGAACACACCGAAGCTCTCTGGAAAGACAGAGGAGTACAG ACGACGTACGAGCGGAGCAACGAATACCAACTAATCGACTGCGCAAAGTACTTTCTGGACCAGGTAGACGTGATCAAGCGACCCGACTACACGCCGACCGAGCAGGACATCCTACGTTGCCGTGTTCTCACTTCAGGCATCTTCGAGACGCAATTTCAAGTGGACAAAGTCAACTTTCA CATGTTCGACGTGGGTGGTCAGCGGGACGAGCGGCGCAAATGGATCCAGTGCTTCAATGACGTGACTGCCATAATCTTCGTGACGGCGTGCAGTTCGTATAACATGGTGCTGCGTGAGGACCCGACGCAGAATCGACTACGCGAGTCGCTTGACCTTTTCAAGTCGATCTGGAACAATCGCTGGCTACGGACAATCTCCGTAATCTTGTTCTTGAACAAGCAGGATTTGCTGGCAGAAAAGATCCTCGCTGGCAAGAGCAAACTAGAAGATTATTTTCAGGAGTTTGCACGGTACCAGCCACCGCCCGAGGTGCCGAACGAAAATAACGAGCATCCGGAGGTGTTCAGAGCCAAGTACTTCATCCGCGACGAGTTCCTC CGCATCAGCACGGCTTCCGGCGAGGGCAAGCACTACTGCTACCCTCACTTCACCTGCGCCGTTGACACGGAAAACATCAAGCGGGTGTTCAACGACTGCCGCGATATCATACAGCGCATGCACCTGCGCCAATACGAActcttataa